The Bombus pascuorum chromosome 5, iyBomPasc1.1, whole genome shotgun sequence genome segment atgaattaatcaaaatatattatagtaaataataataatatacaaatttgaaaaaaatttgatgTTGTACTTCTATTTGaagtattttcattatttttaagtaaataattttaaataaataaattatatatatatatatatatatataaagtaagatatatatacatataaagcaagagtgaaattgcagaaaggCTACCTCTTCTcggatttcgatgatttttgatATGTGTAGAGATCAATATTTAGAAGAACTTTTTCCTATACGTATAACACAATGAAGGACCAATTATAAGCAGTATTTACTGTAGTGGTATCGATTGTTTTCTGCGAATAACTCGGAAGCTAAGATTAACCATCAATTAAatgtataagaaaaaattgttcaaaatgttGAGTTTTGCAACGTATACAAAAATCATTGAGATCGGGAGGAGGTAACTTCTCTGGAGTTTTAACAAAGCAAGTTTGTTTTGCTTTCTGACAAGTTTTACTTTTAAAGATGGATAAggaattatacaaatttgtaggtgcataaaaaaatcaaaattactAATACAAAGTAAATACAAATGAGCAGTAAGAGTAACTCATATGAAAAGTTACAGAAAGgaagatttttaaattcaatcaCGAGCATCAAAATCGCTTTAAAAAACAGTATTATAATCTTATATACataagagaaaaaattttttatttagtatttatccAGATCAAAATACTTGATAAATACCaaataacttttcacattatccTAAGGATAATACTGTGGCATGTTTCTAAGtttaaacataattattatttttaaaattcataaaaatcattaaagcattatttatttttgactgcaataaatttatttatagaaaatatttatgatctttcattacaacatttttattattttgatgaattattgaataattgaataatcaATTTTGAGTGTCACTGTTGGGATTTGCTACTTGTCTTTTAAgcattataaaaacaaatggTGCAATTACTTTCCAGCCAAGTTTTTTGAACATATTTTCTGATGTTGTGTTTCCTTTAACAATAAATAGTACTGTAGAAATCCCTTGTTCTGCAAACTTTTTTGAAAGCATATTTACTACTACTTTTGCATAACCTTTTCCTCTATGTTCCTCTACAGTTTGTACTATTGCTAATCCATGCCAATCATTTTGCATGCACCAAGAAACTAAAGAATCgtcttcttttaaatatagtcCTATTCCACCATTCAATTCTACCAGTGTACTTAAGTATTTTAGGGATAACTCTGGGTTTTCCACATCTCTGTGTGGCCATACAGAATGTATTAATGGAATGTTTGATTTATCCAAaggttttatataacattcaTTTGGTATCCTAAAGAAAAGCAAATAAATGATTGTATATTGGTATTATAGTGGTATACTGATAATATAATAGCAAATACAAATACCAAGTCTTTGTTTTTATACACTCTTCAGCAGGCTTAAAATAATAGTTAAATGGCAACACTAGATTTGTTTCTACATTTCTCAAATGTTTCAGATTTTCTAGTGCAGTAAGTACATTAGATATAAAACATTCATGAACTGTAACAAAGTTTACTTGTTGATTATAATCTATGACTTTGGTTTCTGTTAACACTTTATTTATGATATCACTGTTTGGATGCAGTGTAAATATTAGTACATTATATACtgaaaactatatatataagtatatattatatataagaaataatatttctcataatttatttttacaattatatattcacatttatataaaatacttacaTTGCTTATCCCAAGGAAAGTTCCCTGTTCATCATCTCCATATGgacaataaatttgaatagaTATATTTGGATTCCTTTTTTTCCATACAATAGCATTTTCAATCCAgtaataatactataaataaaaaattttattataatttactgtgatttatatataagatttatattaatattaggaTATGTAttgattataaattgtttaaattgaaACTTACATATGCAAAATGTGGCCAATTATgctctgttttttttttaataagagACCATTTTTCAAATGGTAAAGgttgtaaaatatctacagtagaattttttgacattgtataattgaaatttctaaccGTAAAATAAGAGCGTATAATAGCGTATagctatatattttattattgtttttcaGTGTTGCTACCTTGATCTCAACTATCTGAAACGTTATCTTTGAGTAAataaaggaaatgaaattaataatagtcgATAATTATAGAACCATGTAATATACGATGTTACAacattaaaagatatataataaataataatatatatatgtacatatatcaatTATCATTCTGTATTCTATAACTTcatatcaaaattttaaaatcgtaataaatcataaaagtatattacgacatttttgtataaaagagaaagaaattatttcatacacttattacatttatcatatttaatatatataatactaaatatattttaacttaaaaattttatttgtatataatatatggtAATCTATTGTAGAATAGATTTAGATAtttaagagaaagagagggaaaaattatattttgcttGCAGTTTACTGTTTTAGATAAATTGAATTCGTACAAAACAATTGTATTTGACCATAAACCATTAAAATAATAGatctacaattttttatttgggaatttatttttaattgaataagTACTTGCGGG includes the following:
- the LOC132907099 gene encoding uncharacterized protein LOC132907099; this translates as MHRVKRDGVPECQTPISYQDILQPLPFEKWSLIKKKTEHNWPHFAYYYYWIENAIVWKKRNPNISIQIYCPYGDDEQGTFLGISNFSVYNVLIFTLHPNSDIINKVLTETKVIDYNQQVNFVTVHECFISNVLTALENLKHLRNVETNLVLPFNYYFKPAEECIKTKTWIPNECYIKPLDKSNIPLIHSVWPHRDVENPELSLKYLSTLVELNGGIGLYLKEDDSLVSWCMQNDWHGLAIVQTVEEHRGKGYAKVVVNMLSKKFAEQGISTVLFIVKGNTTSENMFKKLGWKVIAPFVFIMLKRQVANPNSDTQN